A section of the bacterium genome encodes:
- a CDS encoding methylated-DNA--[protein]-cysteine S-methyltransferase, which yields MPKFSHKYPGLKISCGFFLTEEGWLALAGTKEGLLRLILPQRNKDYALQRLTEEVSGELIIDPSPFQTLSKELTDYFEGKKVFFNYPFDLKQATPFQRKVWETVQAIPYGETRAYGWVAEIMGKPKASRPVGQALSANPLPILIPCHRILRSDGALGGFSSGLAWKKKLLQLEGAEKFRPVRLSNTLF from the coding sequence ATGCCGAAATTTAGCCATAAATATCCTGGTCTAAAGATAAGCTGCGGTTTTTTCCTGACCGAAGAAGGCTGGTTGGCTTTAGCCGGGACAAAAGAGGGACTGTTAAGGCTTATTTTGCCCCAGAGAAATAAGGATTATGCCCTTCAAAGGTTAACAGAAGAAGTAAGCGGCGAATTGATAATCGACCCCTCTCCCTTTCAAACTTTAAGTAAAGAGCTTACTGACTATTTCGAGGGCAAAAAGGTTTTCTTTAATTATCCTTTCGATCTAAAGCAGGCCACTCCTTTTCAAAGAAAGGTGTGGGAGACAGTTCAAGCCATCCCTTATGGAGAAACGCGCGCCTATGGCTGGGTGGCTGAAATTATGGGTAAACCGAAGGCATCTCGCCCTGTGGGGCAGGCGCTTTCGGCAAATCCCCTTCCCATTCTCATCCCCTGTCACCGGATTCTTCGAAGTGATGGCGCCCTGGGGGGCTTTTCCTCCGGCCTGGCCTGGAAAAAGAAATTGCTTCAATTAGAAGGCGCAGAAA